A genomic stretch from Neodiprion fabricii isolate iyNeoFabr1 chromosome 3, iyNeoFabr1.1, whole genome shotgun sequence includes:
- the LOC124177161 gene encoding uncharacterized protein LOC124177161 isoform X1 translates to MQLAATSRPHPPPVPPRPSRQVVAEALKRSPRPPCPTRQAPPPPDTKPWRAGRTVVYESATSPTSVRSAEDDHQQRDERAANPRDQNLQRLGGGKAVTPATSERGDGKSRGTIQQPLKRPAPIHVPRTGNGGGSSSSESEKSAAPKFKNQRHIQVVNGAVVFEAQNTQVRVPRSESKESRPEDADEASKESAEMDAAKNVTTVDDKREEVVEGPRRSSSSTISSGDDCATVVVVDDQPESRRVAFDDRVNIQHEDWLEAGVRYSSTKITLSGDEVNDEGVALTESTEDRINGFGYFDEDEEMMITAFDFTSIKEKIAMSTLQGLPPLPRSLSGFNLSTNRDGNEPPPPPARSSSRPQRGARTSPGVGGRPSPQGRQLTTLDTQLAKLRREMFGLRQLDLSLLSQLWSLNESIQEFRQLLQEQDDRAPSPSPSSEEGDDTSYGSHPPPHPRRPPPVSHHHRAPKPPPRNDSPSSEEYGAV, encoded by the exons ATGCAACTCGCCGCCACCTCCAGGCCTCATCCACCCCCCGTACCGCCTAGACCGAGTCGTCAGGTCGTAGCCGAGGCGCTTAAGAGGTCACCGAGGCCTCCGTGTCCGACTAGACAAGCGCCGCCGCCGCCGGATACGAAGCCATGGCGAGCCGGGAGGACCGTTGTTTACGAGTCCGCGACGTCGCCGACGTCGGTTAGGAGTGCGGAAGACGATCATCAGCAGCGAGATGAACGAGCGGCGAACCCGCGGGACCAGAACCTCCAACGACTCGGAGGCGGCAAGGCAGTAACGCCTGCGACGAGTGAAAGGGGCGACGGGAAATCGAGAGGAACGATTCAGCAGCCTCTGAAACGACCCGCGCCTATCCATGTGCCGAGAACCGGGAACGgcggcggcagcagcagcagtgaGAGCGAGAAAAGCGCCGCGCCAAAGTTCAAAAACCAGAGACACATACAGGTCGTCAATGGCGCGGTGGTCTTCGAAGCACAGAATACGCAGGTCCGTGTACCGCGTTCGGAATCGAAGGAATCGAGGCCGGAGGATGCGGACGAGGCTTCGAAGGAGTCCGCGGAGATGGATGCGGCCAAGAACGTTACCACTGTCGACGATAAGCGCGAGGAAGTCGTTGAAGGACCACGGAGGTCTTCCTCGAGCACTATATCAAGCGGCGACGACTGCGCCACCGTTGTCGTCGTCGATGATCAGCCCGAATCGAGACGCGTCGCCTTCGACGATAGAGTCAATATCCAACACGAGGACTGGCTCGAGGCTGGGGTTAGATATTCGTCAACTAAGATCACCCTCTCGGGCGACGAGGTCAACGACGAAGGGGTCGCTCTGACCGAATCGACGGAGGATAGGATCAACGGGTTTGGCTACttcgacgaggacgaggagaTGATGATCACCGCCTTCGATTTCACTAG cataaaagaaaaaatagccATGTCGACTCTGCAAGGATTGCCTCCCTTGCCGAGAAGCTTGAGCGGATTCAACCTGAGCACCAACAGAGACGGAAACGAGCCGCCACCGCCACCCGCGAGGTCGTCCAGCAGGCCGCAACGCGGGGCAAGAACATCCCCAGGAGTCGGGGGTCGACCATCGCCACAGGGTCGACAACTGACCACCCTTGACACCCAGCTGGCAAAGCTTAGGAGAGAAATG TTCGGCCTGCGTCAACTCGACCTCTCGCTGCTCTCCCAGCTTTGGTCGTTGAACGAGTCGATCCAGGAGTTTCGACAACTTCTTCAAGAACAAGACGACCGAGCACCATCCCCGTCGCCGAGCAGCGAAGAGGGCGACGATACCTCTTACGGTAGCCATCCACCGCCGCACCCCAGGAGGCCGCCCCCCGTCAGTCATCACCACAGGGCGCCGAAACCCCCGCCGAGAAACGACTCACCCTCGAGCGAAGAGTACGGCGCCGTATAG
- the LOC124177161 gene encoding leucine repeat adapter protein 25-like isoform X3 yields the protein MSTLQGLPPLPRSLSGFNLSTNRDGNEPPPPPARSSSRPQRGARTSPGVGGRPSPQGRQLTTLDTQLAKLRREMFGLRQLDLSLLSQLWSLNESIQEFRQLLQEQDDRAPSPSPSSEEGDDTSYGSHPPPHPRRPPPVSHHHRAPKPPPRNDSPSSEEYGAV from the exons ATGTCGACTCTGCAAGGATTGCCTCCCTTGCCGAGAAGCTTGAGCGGATTCAACCTGAGCACCAACAGAGACGGAAACGAGCCGCCACCGCCACCCGCGAGGTCGTCCAGCAGGCCGCAACGCGGGGCAAGAACATCCCCAGGAGTCGGGGGTCGACCATCGCCACAGGGTCGACAACTGACCACCCTTGACACCCAGCTGGCAAAGCTTAGGAGAGAAATG TTCGGCCTGCGTCAACTCGACCTCTCGCTGCTCTCCCAGCTTTGGTCGTTGAACGAGTCGATCCAGGAGTTTCGACAACTTCTTCAAGAACAAGACGACCGAGCACCATCCCCGTCGCCGAGCAGCGAAGAGGGCGACGATACCTCTTACGGTAGCCATCCACCGCCGCACCCCAGGAGGCCGCCCCCCGTCAGTCATCACCACAGGGCGCCGAAACCCCCGCCGAGAAACGACTCACCCTCGAGCGAAGAGTACGGCGCCGTATAG
- the LOC124177161 gene encoding uncharacterized protein LOC124177161 isoform X2, translating to MQLAATSRPHPPPVPPRPSRQVVAEALKRSPRPPCPTRQAPPPPDTKPWRAGRTVVYESATSPTSVRSAEDDHQQRDERAANPRDQNLQRLGGGKAVTPATSERGDGKSRGTIQQPLKRPAPIHVPRTGNGGGSSSSESEKSAAPKFKNQRHIQVVNGAVVFEAQNTQVRVPRSESKESRPEDADEASKESAEMDAAKNVTTVDDKREEVVEGPRRSSSSTISSGDDCATVVVVDDQPESRRVAFDDRVNIQHEDWLEAGVRYSSTKITLSGDEVNDEGVALTESTEDRINGFGYFDEDEEMMITAFDFTSIKEKIAMSTLQGLPPLPRSLSGFNLSTNRDGNEPPPPPARSSSRPQRGARTSPGVGGRPSPQGRQLTTLDTQLAKLRREMQDVRSKVCHSVEDPVIDWTIVTRQER from the exons ATGCAACTCGCCGCCACCTCCAGGCCTCATCCACCCCCCGTACCGCCTAGACCGAGTCGTCAGGTCGTAGCCGAGGCGCTTAAGAGGTCACCGAGGCCTCCGTGTCCGACTAGACAAGCGCCGCCGCCGCCGGATACGAAGCCATGGCGAGCCGGGAGGACCGTTGTTTACGAGTCCGCGACGTCGCCGACGTCGGTTAGGAGTGCGGAAGACGATCATCAGCAGCGAGATGAACGAGCGGCGAACCCGCGGGACCAGAACCTCCAACGACTCGGAGGCGGCAAGGCAGTAACGCCTGCGACGAGTGAAAGGGGCGACGGGAAATCGAGAGGAACGATTCAGCAGCCTCTGAAACGACCCGCGCCTATCCATGTGCCGAGAACCGGGAACGgcggcggcagcagcagcagtgaGAGCGAGAAAAGCGCCGCGCCAAAGTTCAAAAACCAGAGACACATACAGGTCGTCAATGGCGCGGTGGTCTTCGAAGCACAGAATACGCAGGTCCGTGTACCGCGTTCGGAATCGAAGGAATCGAGGCCGGAGGATGCGGACGAGGCTTCGAAGGAGTCCGCGGAGATGGATGCGGCCAAGAACGTTACCACTGTCGACGATAAGCGCGAGGAAGTCGTTGAAGGACCACGGAGGTCTTCCTCGAGCACTATATCAAGCGGCGACGACTGCGCCACCGTTGTCGTCGTCGATGATCAGCCCGAATCGAGACGCGTCGCCTTCGACGATAGAGTCAATATCCAACACGAGGACTGGCTCGAGGCTGGGGTTAGATATTCGTCAACTAAGATCACCCTCTCGGGCGACGAGGTCAACGACGAAGGGGTCGCTCTGACCGAATCGACGGAGGATAGGATCAACGGGTTTGGCTACttcgacgaggacgaggagaTGATGATCACCGCCTTCGATTTCACTAG cataaaagaaaaaatagccATGTCGACTCTGCAAGGATTGCCTCCCTTGCCGAGAAGCTTGAGCGGATTCAACCTGAGCACCAACAGAGACGGAAACGAGCCGCCACCGCCACCCGCGAGGTCGTCCAGCAGGCCGCAACGCGGGGCAAGAACATCCCCAGGAGTCGGGGGTCGACCATCGCCACAGGGTCGACAACTGACCACCCTTGACACCCAGCTGGCAAAGCTTAGGAGAGAAATG CAGGACGTGCGGAGTAAGGTTTGTCACTCTGTCGAGGATCCTGTAATCGATTGGACGATCGTCACGCGGCAGGAGCGCTGA
- the LOC124177161 gene encoding anaphase-promoting complex subunit 11-like isoform X4, with translation MKVTIKSWTGVATWRWIANDDNCGICRMPFDASCPDCKIPGDDCPLVWGQCSHCFHIHCIMKWLHSQQTSHLCPMCRQEWKFKE, from the exons ATGAAAGTTACGATCAAAA GTTGGACGGGCGTTGCTACTTGGCGTTGGATAGCGAACGACGACAACTGCGGCATTTGCCGAATGCCATTCGATGCCAGTTGCCCAGATTGCAAAATACCCGGCGACGATTGCCCTttag TGTGGGGCCAGTGCTCGCATTGTTTTCACATCCACTGCATCATGAAGTGGCTGCACTCGCAGCAGACAAGTCACCTCTGCCCCATGTGTCGCCAGGAGTGGAAATTCAAGGAGTAA
- the LOC124177163 gene encoding pancreatic lipase-related protein 2-like isoform X2, which produces MLSILVFVLIPVATRGAGTFSAEFILPETPPLQISYLEEGLPLDKIVNLTVNVESEVAFYLFTKGNTDTAQILRVGDVKSVVESSFDSEWPTKVMIHGWTDSIDSRWYISYRENYLASGNYNLIFVDWSSPAGREYFTSAKLTRPVGEHLGKLLAFLEDHGNVSLSNVHILGHSLGAHVAGVAGSMVSGRVGRVTGLDPARPAFEAPFLIDPRDRLDPTDAEFVDVIHTCSGTLGFVSSIGHADFYPNGGTFNQPGCPPIASQFCSHARSHQYMSESIVRPEGFLSIRCESWGEFVSGRCSDQGKQVFMGEILSMETRGRFYLRTNSQQPFGQGI; this is translated from the exons ATGCTTTCAATTTTGGTTTTCGTCCTCATTCCGG TGGCGACCAGGGGTGCCGGTACATTCAGCGCCGAATTCATCCTCCCTGAAACACCGCCACTGCAGATTAGTTACTTAGAAGAAGGGCTTCCGCTGGATAAAATCGTCAATTTGACTGTAAACGTTGAAAGCGAGGTCGCCTTCTATCTCTTCACCAAGGGGAACACAGATACGGCTCAGATACTGAGAGTCGGAGACGTCAAGAGCGTGGTGGAGTCTTCCTTCGACTCCGAATGGCCAACAAAAGTGATGATTCACGGATGGACCGACAGCATTGACTCCCGGTGGTACATTTCTTATCGGGAAAATTACCTAGCCAGTGGAAACTACAACCTGATCTTCGTCGATTGGTCGTCACCTGCTGGACGAGAGTATTTTACCTCCGCGAAGTTGACCCGACCT GTGGGTGAGCATCTCGGAAAACTTCTGGCCTTCCTCGAGGATCACGGCAATGTTTCCCTCTCGAACGTACATATCCTGGGACATAGTCTTGGCGCCCATGTTGCGGGTGTCGCTGGATCTATGGTGTCAGGACGAGTTGGACGAGTGACAGGTTTGGATCCAGCTCGTCCAGCTTTCGAGGCCCCTTTCCTCATCGATCCCAGAGACCGTCTGGATCCGACGGACGCTGAATTCGTCGACGTAATTCACACCTGCTCCGGCACTTTAGGGTTCGTCTCATCCATTGGTCACGCCGACTTTTATCCCAATGGGGGAACCTTCAATCAGCCCGGATGTCCACCGATAGCTTCTC AATTTTGCAGCCATGCCAGATCACACCAGTACATGTCAGAGTCCATCGTTCGGCCGGAAGGATTCTTGTCCATACGTTGTGAAAGTTGGGGAGAATTCGTTTCGGGACGTTGCAGTGATCAGGGTAAACAAGTGTTCATGGGAGAAATACTGAGCATGGAGACACGTGGAAGGTTTTACCTGAGAACCAACTCTCAGCAACCTTTCGGGCAAGGAATCTAG
- the LOC124177163 gene encoding pancreatic lipase-related protein 2-like isoform X1, protein MLSILVFVLIPVATRGAGTFSAEFILPETPPLQISYLEEGLPLDKIVNLTVNVESEVAFYLFTKGNTDTAQILRVGDVKSVVESSFDSEWPTKVMIHGWTDSIDSRWYISYRENYLASGNYNLIFVDWSSPAGREYFTSAKLTRPVGEHLGKLLAFLEDHGNVSLSNVHILGHSLGAHVAGVAGSMVSGRVGRVTGLDPARPAFEAPFLIDPRDRLDPTDAEFVDVIHTCSGTLGFVSSIGHADFYPNGGTFNQPGCPPIASQFCSHARSHQYMSESIVRPEGFLSIRCESWGEFVSGRCSDQGKQVFMGEILSMETRGRFYLRTNSQQPFGYKCSGITCDYD, encoded by the exons ATGCTTTCAATTTTGGTTTTCGTCCTCATTCCGG TGGCGACCAGGGGTGCCGGTACATTCAGCGCCGAATTCATCCTCCCTGAAACACCGCCACTGCAGATTAGTTACTTAGAAGAAGGGCTTCCGCTGGATAAAATCGTCAATTTGACTGTAAACGTTGAAAGCGAGGTCGCCTTCTATCTCTTCACCAAGGGGAACACAGATACGGCTCAGATACTGAGAGTCGGAGACGTCAAGAGCGTGGTGGAGTCTTCCTTCGACTCCGAATGGCCAACAAAAGTGATGATTCACGGATGGACCGACAGCATTGACTCCCGGTGGTACATTTCTTATCGGGAAAATTACCTAGCCAGTGGAAACTACAACCTGATCTTCGTCGATTGGTCGTCACCTGCTGGACGAGAGTATTTTACCTCCGCGAAGTTGACCCGACCT GTGGGTGAGCATCTCGGAAAACTTCTGGCCTTCCTCGAGGATCACGGCAATGTTTCCCTCTCGAACGTACATATCCTGGGACATAGTCTTGGCGCCCATGTTGCGGGTGTCGCTGGATCTATGGTGTCAGGACGAGTTGGACGAGTGACAGGTTTGGATCCAGCTCGTCCAGCTTTCGAGGCCCCTTTCCTCATCGATCCCAGAGACCGTCTGGATCCGACGGACGCTGAATTCGTCGACGTAATTCACACCTGCTCCGGCACTTTAGGGTTCGTCTCATCCATTGGTCACGCCGACTTTTATCCCAATGGGGGAACCTTCAATCAGCCCGGATGTCCACCGATAGCTTCTC AATTTTGCAGCCATGCCAGATCACACCAGTACATGTCAGAGTCCATCGTTCGGCCGGAAGGATTCTTGTCCATACGTTGTGAAAGTTGGGGAGAATTCGTTTCGGGACGTTGCAGTGATCAGGGTAAACAAGTGTTCATGGGAGAAATACTGAGCATGGAGACACGTGGAAGGTTTTACCTGAGAACCAACTCTCAGCAACCTTTCGG gtataagtgTTCAGGAATCACGTGTGATTATGATTGA